Within the Cupriavidus malaysiensis genome, the region CGCCGGCAGTGCCCCCTGCAGTTCTTGCTCGAGCAGGCGCACGCGGTCGACGTGCTGGCACAGCCGCCGTCCCGTTTCCGTGGCCCGGCAGGGTTGCTCGCGCACCACCAGCGGGCAGCCGACGCGCTCCTCCAGCTGCCGGATGCGCTGCGAGATGGCCGATGGTGTCACATGCAGCGCGCGCGCCGCCCGCTCGAAGCTTCCTTCCCGAACCACGGCAACCGATGCCGCCAGCGCCGAGTAATCCAGCATCGATGAAGTTCCGCTAATGTTGATGTAGGAAAGATAGTTTGGCTTCATCCATGGAGGCTGGCAAGCTGGCGCCATGATGAGCCTTCCACTTTCCACCACCGCTCCGCTTGCCATGTCCGTCGTGCTGCAGGGCCTTGCCCTCGGCCTCGGGCTGATCGTCGCCATCGGCGCGCAGAATGCCTTCGTGCTGCGCCAGGGCCTGCGCCGCGAGCATGTCGGCAGCGTGGTGCTGTTCTGTGCGCTGGCGGATGCCTTGCTCATCTGCGCGGGTGTGATGGGCATGGCCCAGGCCCTGGGAGAGCGTCCCGGCCTGGCGCGCGTGCTGGCGCTGGCCGGCGCGGTCTTCCTGGCCGTCTATGGCTTGCAGGCCTGGCGGCGTGCGCTGCAGTCCCACCGGCTGCAGGCCGCGGCGGGCGGCATCGGGGCCGGCCGGGGCGCGGTGCTGGCCCAGGCGGCGGCGTTCACCTTGCTCAATCCGCACGTCTATCTCGATACGGTGCTGCTGGTCGGCAGCATGGGCGCGCAGCAGCCGGCGGCGCTGCGCGGCTGGTTCGTGGCGGGCGCGAGCGGGGCCAGCCTGCTCTGGTTCGGACTGCTGGGCTTCGGCGCGCGCCGGCTGGCACCGTGGTTCGCCCGGCCGAAGGCCTGGCAGGTGCTGGATGCGTTGATCGGCGCGACCATGTTCGCGCTGTCTGCGCTGCTGGTGCGCCATGTGGTGCTGGGCTTCTGAGGCGGGGCGCGCGGCGCGCGCGGTGCTCAGCCCAGCTTGAGCCCGCCGTGCGCCAGCAGCTGGCGGAACACCGCCAGACGCGCGTCGCCGGTCTGCGCCAGCCGCTGGCAGACGTGCGCGTGGCTGGCCTTGTCGCTGTGTCCCTGCAGCGCTTCCTGGCACTCCAGCTCCGAGATTTCCAGGTGGACGCCGCTCAGGATCGCGCGGCCCTTGCCGACGCGCGCACTGACGATGGCGGGGGGCGTGCCGCCGAGATCCGCATAGACCGCCAGCACCTGCGTGCCGGCGCCGGGCGCCGCGTCGAAATCGAAACGGCAGCCGCCGTGGTAGTGCGTATACAGCGCCAGCGGTGCCGGCGACAGGTGGTCCGTGGTGCGCAGCGTCACCGCTGCGGTGGTGCGCGGCGTGCCGTCGTAGAGGAGGCCTCCGGTCAGTTCCGGCAGCGAACCCACCGCGACCGCGTCGACGAAGCTCAGCTCGCGCGGGCCGCAGATCGCGCCGCGGGTGCCTGCATGGAAGGCCAGCTCCCGGCAGGCATAGTAGGCCCCCGCGCAGATGCCGAGATAGGTGCCGCCGGCTTCGACGAAACGCCGGATACGCGCGTTGGGCGCGCCATTGAGCGCTGCGCAGTAAGGCAGGTCGGCGCCGCCCGGCATCACGAACATGACCGCGTGGTCGAACAAGGTCGGGTCCAGCCGGATATCGGCGGCCATCACCGTGCGCATCTCATATTCGCCGGGATGCAGCTGCTGTCCGATGGTCCGCATCAGGCAGGCGGTCCAGTCGGATGCGCCGGCGTCGATGTAGGTAAGGATCTGGGGTTTCGGCATGCGGATTCCGGAGCGATCGTGGCGTTGCGGCGCCGGGGTTCCTGCGCAGTCTAAGCCAGATTCCGCCGGCCCGGGCTGCGTCGACACGGCATCGGCGTGTCCGCGCCCTGCACAGGGTTTTGACCCTCGTTATATACCTCTATATATTTCGATCTGTGCTTGCGGTGCGGCGGCCCGGCCCGCCGCACCGCTCCCGCCGTTCCTGCCGCCCGTACCCCATGAACCGTTCGCTGCTGATTCTCGACGCCTTTGCCGCCCATCCGGGCGATCTCGTCGCGCGCGCGCTCGCCGGCGTGCTGGAGAGCGCCGCAAGCGGGCGCCTGCCCGCGTTCGCGCAATGGCTGGGCCTGCCCAGCCAAGAGTTCCGCGTCTTGCTCGACCGGTACTTTCCCGGCGCGGCGGCGGCGGGCTGGGCCCCCGATGCGCCGAACGTGGATGCCGCGGCGCTGCCCTGCGAATTCGCCGACCTGGTGGACATGCTGTGGGACGGGCGCAGTCCCGGCCGCGACGGCGTGGCGGTGCGCTGGACCGCCCATGCGCTGGCATCCGGCTGCTTCGGCGGAGGACATCTGTGGGAGGACATGGGGCTGGGCGGACGCGATGATGTCTCGGACCTGCTGCGCACCCGGTTCGCGCCGGTGTTCGCCGCCAACACCACCGATATGAAGTGGAAGAAGTTCTTCTACCATCGCGTCTGCGCCCGCCTGGACCTGCATCCCTGTCCCGAGCCGTCCTGCAGCCGTTGCGACCACTATGCGCAATGTCACGGCCCGGAAGGCCGGGCGGGGGCCGTGCCGATCCACGGCCCGGCTAGCCAAGCCAGCGCTGCCGCGCCAGCAGTTCGGTAAAGCCCGCCACGCTGAGCGGGCGCGACAGGTAGTAGCCCTGCACCTGGTCGCACCCCATCAGCGCCAGCGCGCGCAGCTGGCGCGCGTTCTCCACACCTTCCGCGACCACCTGGATGCGCAGCCGCTTGGCAAGCCGGATCAGCGCCAGCAGCAGGCGATGCGCCCGCGTGTCCTCGCTCTCCAGCGCGCTGATGAAGACCCGGTCGATCTTGATCTGGTCCACGTCCAGCTCGTGGAGATGGAGCAGGTTGGAGTAGCCGGTGCCGAAGTCGTCGATGGCGACGCCGACGCCGATCGCGCGCAGATGGCCGAGCAGGCCCTTCATATGCGTGGACGCGCCGATGCGGGTGGACTCGGTGACCTCCAGCATCAGGCTGGCGGCCGCCAGGCCATGCCGCGCCAGGGCTTCGTGCAGGCAGCCGGCGAGGTCGCCTTCGCTCAGGTGGCTGAGCGAGATATTGACCGCCAGCGGGGGCGGCGAGAAGCCGGCCTGGCGCCATGCGGCCAGTTGCCGGCAGGCCTCATGGATGACCCAGCCGGTCAGCGGCGCGATCTGGCCGCCGGCCTCGGCGACCGGGATGAACTCGTCCGGCGGGATGTTGCCCAGGCGCGGGTGGCGCCAGCGCAGCAGGCATTCGGCACCGGTCAGCTCGCCCAAGGCCGTGCCGAACTTGGGCTGGAACATCAGGTGCAGTTCGTCCAGCTGCATGGCGCGCGCGAGGCCGGCCTCGATCATGCCCGCGCGTGAGGCGCCGTGCCTGCCGTCGTAGCCTTTGCCGGCGCTCATGGCGCGTAGTACGTGTGGCGGGTTTCGCGCGGCGGATCGGCAGGCGCGGTGCGATCGCCACTCTCGTGCCATGCCGGCGCAGGTTCACCGAGCAGGCGGCGCAGGAAGGCATCCGGCACCAGCGGGGGCGCGATGGCGTCGCCCTGCAGCGCATCGCAGCCGAGCGTGCGCAATGCGACCCGCTGCGGGCGGCTGTCGACGCCGCGCGCGCCGATCTCGAGGTCGAGGGCCCGCGCCACCTCGATTGCCGCCGACACGATCGCCATGCCGCGCGGCTCGGGCAAGGCGAGGGTGCCGACCAGCCGCGGATCGATCCACAGTTCATCGATGGGCATCTCGCGCAGCAGTCCCAGCGTGGAGTAACCATTGCCGAAGCCGGCCAGCGCGATACGTGCGCCGAGCGCGCGCAGGCTGGCGAATCCGGGCTGGCACTGTTCCGCTGCCTGCGCGACCACGCTTTCCGGCAGCGCCAGTACCAGGCGGCCCGCGCCGATGCCGTGCTGGCGCAGCGCGTCGAGCACGCGCTTCTGGGCATGTGGCACGGACAGTTCGCCTAGCGAGGCGCGCAGGTGGATGCGGAATGGTTGCGGGGCCAGGTGGCTCCAGCGCTTCAGGTCGGCCAGCACGGTGTCGAGCAGCCAGTCGCCCAGGGCGGCGCGCATGCCGCAGTGGCGTGCCACGCGCGCCAGCAACGGGGGCGGCAGCACCCCATACAGCGGGTGCTGCCAGACCGGCTCCACCTCCGCCGCGCACCAGCGGCCGTTGCGTCCGGCGACGATGGGCCGCAGCCGCAGCGCCAGTTCTCCTCGCCGCATCGCTGCGGGCAATTCCCGCCCCAGCAGCGTTTCATCGGGCGGCGGCGCGTGGTCTTTCGGCGCATCCTTCATGGCCGGGACGCCTTCCTGTTGGCCACGGCCAGGCCGGAGCGGCAGGTCCGCGCAAGCAGGGTGGACCCGCTCGGTGCGAGGAACGGGACATGCGGGGCGGCGGGGCCGGCAAGGCGGCTGGCGGGAAATGGGCGGAACAATGTCATCGCGCTGGCGATGCAGTGGCAGGAAGCGGTATCGACGTGGATCCGGTTCGCAGACTAAGAGAGGCGGGCGCTTGAACATGCCCCCGGAACGGAGGGATCGTCGGTGCGGCATCTCTCCCGGGCGCCGTGGCGGCGAATACACCCCGCGCGCGAGGGGAGTGTCGAGGCGGTCGGGGAGCGTCCGGGCTGACACATGCACAGCATATGGGCCCATGAGACAGCAGGCGTGTCCGGCACGACACGTGGAGCGGTCGATGGCGGAGGCAGCGTCCTGCTTCTTGTTGCGGCAGCGCAAAAAATTCCTTGACTATCTATCTACCAGTAGATACCATGTGTTCATGGATCGCTGCTTCCCCTCCGCCACCGGCGGCAGGAAAGAAAAAGAGGATCCAGCGCGACATCGGGGATTTCCCCGTTTTTTCAGGACCGGTTCTCTATCTACAAGTAGATGCAAGTAGATACCTAACCGGCCCGGCATCAAGCGCCGCGCCGCAGACCAACCGGATCCCGATCGCGTGGATTCTTGCTAGACAAGGAGAGCATCATGAGCACCAACAAGACCTTCACCAAGACCCTGATCACCGCCGCCGTGCTGGCTGCCGCCGTGCTGGGCGGCCAGGCCTACGCCTCGGGCCCGAAGGACAGCGGCATCTCGGGCGACCGCTACGGCTACGTGTTCCGCGGCAATGACGCGCGCAGCGTCTACACGGACGGGGCCAAGGCGGGCAAGGCCGATCCGTACACGGACGGCGCCAAGGTCGGCAAGTTCGACCCCTACACCGACGGCGCCCGCATCGTGGCGGGCCTGGACCGCAGCGGCGTGTCGTCCGAGCCGGCCCGCAAGTTCGACCCGTACACCGACGGTGCCCGCATCGTGGCAGGCCTGGACCGCAGCGGCGTGTCGTCGGAGCCGGCCCGCAAGTTCGATCCGTACACGGACGGTGCCAAGGTCGGCAAGTTCGACCCGTACACCGACGGTGCCCGCATCGTGGCAGGCCTGGACCGCAGCGGCGTGTCGTCGGAGCCGGCCCGCAAGGCCGACCCGTACACCGACGGCGCGCTGGCCTGATGTGGATGGCGGGGTGGCGGCGGCCCGTGGCCGGCGCCGCCCCGCGTTAGCAGGTGAGTGGAGAAGCGATCATGAGACTGCGGGATAGCGTTCTGATCCTGGCCGGCTGGGTGTTCCTGTGCCTGGCCAGCGGCTCGCTGGTGACCCTGGCGGCGCAAGTGCTGCCGGCGTGAGCGCGGTGCGGGCTGTATGTGCGGATGCACATAGGATATGCTTGAGACTCTATCGATAGATAGATAAGATCGCACCATGAAAACCCAAACCGTCCGTGAACAACTGCTCGAGCACACGCTGGTGCTGATCCGCCGCCGCGGCGTGAACGGCTTCAGCTATCGGGACCTGGCCGAACTGGTCGGGGTCAAGACCTCGAGCATCCACTATTACTTCCCCTCCAAGGACGACCTGGTGCTGGAGGCGGTCAAGGAATACAGCGCCCGCGTGCTGGAGCGCATGAAGGCCGTGGATGCGCTGGAGTCGCCTCAGGAGCAGGCGCGCGCCTATCTCGAGGCCCTGCGCACGGCGGCTTGCGGCAGCGACCAGATCTGCCTGGCGGGCATGCTGGCGAACGAGGCCCTGAGCCTGTCGGACGACGCACAGTCGGTGATCCGCGAATTCTTCCGTACCCAGGAACTCCGCCTGGCGAAGATGCTGGAGCGCGCGCAGCAGCAGTACGGCAAGGTACTGCCGGTGCCGCCGCTGGCCCTGGCGCAGGTGATCTACGCCGCCTTGCAGAGCGCGGTGGTGTCGAACCGCCTGTTCGGTTCGCCGGAGCGGCTGGAGGCAGCGGGCAAGCTGCTGGTGGCCTACGCTTCGCCGGATCCGGTCCAGGTGGCGCGCGCGGAAGTGGCGACGGCATCCTGATCCGCGGCACGCCTGCGCGCGCGGCAATGCGGTGCAAGCCAGAATGAAAGCAACAAAAAGCCGGCCCTGAAAAGGGCCGGCTTTTTGTTTGCCCGGGCGGCACGCGGCAAGGCGGTGGCGCCGCGCGCGCGAGCGGGACCTCAGGGCATGACCGCCACCGCCGCTTCAGGAGTCTGCAGCAGGAAGGTCAGCGTTTCCTGCAGATAGAGGCTGACGGTCGTGTCGTCATGGCGCTGGTAGCCGATCGACAGGTCCTGGCCGAGATGCAGGTCGAAGTCGCCGCCGCGCGTGGAGAGCACGCAGCCGCCACGGATGGCCGGCGCCCAGATGATCTCGCCGTTGACGATGCGTTCGATGTGCTCGCGCACCGGATAGCCGCCGTCGCTGGCCTCGCTCAACGCGGTGTAGGCATCGGCGCCGAGCAGCACCGAGTAGGGGCCGTCCACGCCGGCCAGGCGCAGCTGGCTCAGCGCCTGTGCGATGGCGGCGGGATAGTCGGCCACCTTGGCCGGCAACGGCACCGGCTGGTTCGAACTGCCCGCGCGGATACCGACGATGGCGGCGGCCGCATAGCCGTCGAAGATGGCGCTGTCTTCCGCCAGCGCCATGCGCGTGGCCGCATCCTTGGCGGGTTGCCAGTCGGCATCGTTGGCGCCGTGCTCGACGGCGTCGATCGCATCGCGCGACAAAGTGAAAGGCACGCGCAGTTCGACCACGGCCTTGACCTCGCGCTGCCTGGCCTGCACGCCCTCGCGCGGCGCGGCGATGGCGGCCTGGCGGCCGGTGGCGACGGCACCGAAGGCATTGCCGTTGGGGCCCTTGACGTCGACCACGCGGCGCCCGGCGAGCGCGCGCTTGAAGGTGCGCGCCACTTCTTCCTCGATCTGCGCCCAGGCCTCGCTCGAGATCGGGGCCAGTTCGCGATGCAGGTTATTCATGCTGGGAAGCTCCTTTGAGTGAGCCGATGCGCAGCGAGCCATCGCCGGCGGGCGCGGCCAGCGCATCGGAGGCCGGCAGCGGGGCCGGCGCGGTGGCGGCTTCGCGCTCGGCGAGCGCTTCCAGCAGCGGCGCCGAAGGCACGAAGAACAGGCCGCCGGTCACCGCCGTGCTGAAATCGAGCAGCCGGTCGTAGTTGCCGGGCGGATTGCCGACGAACATGTTCTCCAGCATCGTCTCGGTGGGCGCCGGCGAACGCGCGTAGCCGATGAAGTAGGTGCCGAACTCGCCCGCGCCGGGGCGTCCGAAGGGCATGTTGTCGCGCAGGATCTTGACCTCCGCGCCATTTTCCTCGAGCGTGGTCAGCGAGCTGTGCGACCAGCTCGGCTTCACGCCCTCGGCCAGTTCGATGTCCGACAGCTTGGTACGGCCGATGATGCGCTCCTGCATTTCCACCGGCAGCGCATTCCATGCGGTCATGTCGTGCAGGTATTTCTGCACGATCACATAGCTGCCGCCGGCGAAGTCCGCATCCTCGGCGCCGACCAGGGTGAAGTCGAGCGCTTCCTCGCCTTCCGGGTTCTCGGTGCCATCGACGAAGCCGACCATGCTGCGCTGGTCGAAGTAGCGGAAGCCATGCACCTCGTCGGCGGTGGCGACCGCGCTGCCCAGCCGGGTCATGATCTGCGCGGCGAGCTCGAAGCACAGGTCCATCTGCTCGGCACGGATGTGCAACAGCACGTCGCC harbors:
- a CDS encoding LysE/ArgO family amino acid transporter translates to MMSLPLSTTAPLAMSVVLQGLALGLGLIVAIGAQNAFVLRQGLRREHVGSVVLFCALADALLICAGVMGMAQALGERPGLARVLALAGAVFLAVYGLQAWRRALQSHRLQAAAGGIGAGRGAVLAQAAAFTLLNPHVYLDTVLLVGSMGAQQPAALRGWFVAGASGASLLWFGLLGFGARRLAPWFARPKAWQVLDALIGATMFALSALLVRHVVLGF
- a CDS encoding BPL-N domain-containing protein, with amino-acid sequence MPKPQILTYIDAGASDWTACLMRTIGQQLHPGEYEMRTVMAADIRLDPTLFDHAVMFVMPGGADLPYCAALNGAPNARIRRFVEAGGTYLGICAGAYYACRELAFHAGTRGAICGPRELSFVDAVAVGSLPELTGGLLYDGTPRTTAAVTLRTTDHLSPAPLALYTHYHGGCRFDFDAAPGAGTQVLAVYADLGGTPPAIVSARVGKGRAILSGVHLEISELECQEALQGHSDKASHAHVCQRLAQTGDARLAVFRQLLAHGGLKLG
- a CDS encoding nitrogen fixation protein NifQ codes for the protein MNRSLLILDAFAAHPGDLVARALAGVLESAASGRLPAFAQWLGLPSQEFRVLLDRYFPGAAAAGWAPDAPNVDAAALPCEFADLVDMLWDGRSPGRDGVAVRWTAHALASGCFGGGHLWEDMGLGGRDDVSDLLRTRFAPVFAANTTDMKWKKFFYHRVCARLDLHPCPEPSCSRCDHYAQCHGPEGRAGAVPIHGPASQASAAAPAVR
- a CDS encoding EAL domain-containing protein codes for the protein MSAGKGYDGRHGASRAGMIEAGLARAMQLDELHLMFQPKFGTALGELTGAECLLRWRHPRLGNIPPDEFIPVAEAGGQIAPLTGWVIHEACRQLAAWRQAGFSPPPLAVNISLSHLSEGDLAGCLHEALARHGLAAASLMLEVTESTRIGASTHMKGLLGHLRAIGVGVAIDDFGTGYSNLLHLHELDVDQIKIDRVFISALESEDTRAHRLLLALIRLAKRLRIQVVAEGVENARQLRALALMGCDQVQGYYLSRPLSVAGFTELLARQRWLG
- a CDS encoding EAL domain-containing protein; this translates as MKDAPKDHAPPPDETLLGRELPAAMRRGELALRLRPIVAGRNGRWCAAEVEPVWQHPLYGVLPPPLLARVARHCGMRAALGDWLLDTVLADLKRWSHLAPQPFRIHLRASLGELSVPHAQKRVLDALRQHGIGAGRLVLALPESVVAQAAEQCQPGFASLRALGARIALAGFGNGYSTLGLLREMPIDELWIDPRLVGTLALPEPRGMAIVSAAIEVARALDLEIGARGVDSRPQRVALRTLGCDALQGDAIAPPLVPDAFLRRLLGEPAPAWHESGDRTAPADPPRETRHTYYAP
- a CDS encoding copper resistance protein CopQ, whose protein sequence is MSTNKTFTKTLITAAVLAAAVLGGQAYASGPKDSGISGDRYGYVFRGNDARSVYTDGAKAGKADPYTDGAKVGKFDPYTDGARIVAGLDRSGVSSEPARKFDPYTDGARIVAGLDRSGVSSEPARKFDPYTDGAKVGKFDPYTDGARIVAGLDRSGVSSEPARKADPYTDGALA
- a CDS encoding TetR/AcrR family transcriptional regulator; translated protein: MKTQTVREQLLEHTLVLIRRRGVNGFSYRDLAELVGVKTSSIHYYFPSKDDLVLEAVKEYSARVLERMKAVDALESPQEQARAYLEALRTAACGSDQICLAGMLANEALSLSDDAQSVIREFFRTQELRLAKMLERAQQQYGKVLPVPPLALAQVIYAALQSAVVSNRLFGSPERLEAAGKLLVAYASPDPVQVARAEVATAS
- a CDS encoding family 1 encapsulin nanocompartment shell protein, whose product is MNNLHRELAPISSEAWAQIEEEVARTFKRALAGRRVVDVKGPNGNAFGAVATGRQAAIAAPREGVQARQREVKAVVELRVPFTLSRDAIDAVEHGANDADWQPAKDAATRMALAEDSAIFDGYAAAAIVGIRAGSSNQPVPLPAKVADYPAAIAQALSQLRLAGVDGPYSVLLGADAYTALSEASDGGYPVREHIERIVNGEIIWAPAIRGGCVLSTRGGDFDLHLGQDLSIGYQRHDDTTVSLYLQETLTFLLQTPEAAVAVMP
- a CDS encoding Dyp-type peroxidase, whose amino-acid sequence is MNGSTPQAVNAPITRSAIFLVLTLQPDAASHAAVRALCADLAALVRSVGKRVPAGRLSCVCGFGSDAWDTLFGAPRPAGLHPFRAVGQPPRVAPATPGDVLLHIRAEQMDLCFELAAQIMTRLGSAVATADEVHGFRYFDQRSMVGFVDGTENPEGEEALDFTLVGAEDADFAGGSYVIVQKYLHDMTAWNALPVEMQERIIGRTKLSDIELAEGVKPSWSHSSLTTLEENGAEVKILRDNMPFGRPGAGEFGTYFIGYARSPAPTETMLENMFVGNPPGNYDRLLDFSTAVTGGLFFVPSAPLLEALAEREAATAPAPLPASDALAAPAGDGSLRIGSLKGASQHE